One Cyclopterus lumpus isolate fCycLum1 chromosome 7, fCycLum1.pri, whole genome shotgun sequence DNA window includes the following coding sequences:
- the LOC117733269 gene encoding collagen alpha-1(IX) chain-like produces MAMIYQLVTQACEQLVHKEVLKLDMFINKMSRKPAPIEEPVGPPGEPGIPGPKGPPGTRGTPGRVGPRGTPGRSAYPGEQGRRGMQGGKGDAGANVQGPTGVKGFAGLPGESKLGSLGSKGDDGKPGPPGIAGPPGQPGEGGPSGECDSSGGCQRVPQQPEDPYYAYQP; encoded by the exons ATGGCCATGATCTACCAACTGGTCACACAGGCCTGTGAGCAGCTGGTGCATA aggAGGTGTTGAAGCTCGACATGTTCATTAATAAGATGAGTCGTAAGCCTGCTCCTATTGAGGAGCCGGTGGGGCCCCCCGGGGAACCTGGTATACCAGGGCCCAAGGGCCCACCGGGCACCAGGGGCACCCCGGGGCGTGTCGGCCCAAGGGGGACCCCCGGCAGGTCTGCATATCCAGGAGAACAGG gaAGAAGAGGTATGCAAGGGGGCAAAGGGGACGCAGGGGCCAATGTCCAGGGGCCCACAGGGGTCAAGGGATTTGCAG gtcttCCAGGGGAGTCCAAGCTGGGGAGTCTGGGTTCCAAAGGAGACGATGGTAAGCCAGGACCCCCAGGTATCGCCGGACCTCCTGGACAGCCCGGCGAGGGCGGACCATCGGGGGAGTGTGACAGCAGTGGAGGCTGCCAACGGGTTCCCCAGCAACCAG AGGACCCTTATTATGCCTACCAGCCCTGA
- the dpm1 gene encoding dolichol-phosphate mannosyltransferase subunit 1, with product MASRKTSHPNRDSEDKYSILLPTYNERENLPLIVWLLVKYFGESGYNYEIIVIDDGSPDGTLEVAKQLQKIYGEDKILLRPRATKLGLGTAYIHGMKHATGNFIIIMDADLSHHPKFIPEFIDKQKEGNYDLVSGTRYQGNGGVYGWDLRRKLISRGANFLSQVLLRPGASDLTGSFRLYKKSVLESLVERCVSKGYVFQMEMIVRARQLNYTVGEVPISFVDRVYGESKLGGNEIVSFAKGLITLFATT from the exons ATGGCAAGCCGAAAAACTTCGCACCCAAACCGGGACAGTGAGGACAAATACTCGATCCTATTACCGACCTACAACGAAAGGGAAAACCTGCCCTTGATAGTGTGGCTTTTGGTGAAATATTTCGGTGAAAG TGGCTACAACTACGAGATAATTGTCATTGACGACGGAAGCCCAGATGGGACACTTGAGGTGGCAAAGCAGTTGCAGAAAATCTATGGAGAGGATAAAATA CTTCTACGACCAAGAGCAACGAAATTAGGCCTTG GCACTGCGTACATCCACGGCATGAAGCATGCCACTGGAAACTTCATCATTATCATGGATGCGGATCTTTCCCATCAT CCCAAATTCATCCCAGAATTTATTGA CAAGCAGAAGGAAGGTAATTACGACCTGGTTTCTGGTACTCGTTACCAAGGGAACGGAGGCGTGTACGGATGGGACCTGCGCAGGAAACTCATCAG TCGGGGAGCCAACTTTTTGAGTCAGGTGCTGTTGAGACCCGGCGCTTCGGACCTCACAGGCAGCTTCAG GTTGTATAAGAAGTCGGTGCTGGAGAGTCTGGTTGAGCGGTGCGTGTCCAAAGGATACGTCTTTCAGATGGAGATGATCGTCCGCGCCAGACAGCTCAACTACACAGTTGGAGAA GTACCCATTTCCTTCGTGGATCGAGTTTACGGAGAGTCCAAACTCGGAGGGAACGAGATTGTGTCATTTGCGAAAGGACTGATCACACTCTTCGCCACGACATGA